The genomic window GAAACTGAGGAGCTGGGGGTACCGAGTGGTCAAGGGCCCGAGAAGGTGTGGGGTCCTGCCAGGGGTGCCAGGGGCAGCCTGAGGCTGTGCTGGGGGGGCTGTCGGAGGTGGGAATACCAGGGGCTCCTAGGTGGGAATCCAGGGGCTCCTAGGTGGGAATACCAGGGGCTCCTAGGTGGGAATACCAGGGGCTCCTAGGTGGGAATACCAGGGGCTCCTAGGTGGGAATACCAGGGGCTCCTAGGTGGGAATACCAGGGGCTCGTAGGTGGGAATACCTGGGGCTCCTAGGTGGGAATACCAGGGGCTCGGAGGTGGGAGTACCAGGGGCTCGTAGGTGGGAATACCAGGGGCTCGTAGGTGGGAATACCAGGGGCTCGTAGGTGGGAATACCAGGGGCTCCTAGGTGGGAATACCAGGGGCTCCTAGGTGGGAATACCAGGGGCTCCTAGGTGGGAATACCAGGGGCTCGTAGGTGGGAATACCAGGGGCTCCTAGGTGGGAATACCAGGGGCTCCTAGGTGGGAATACCAGGGGCTCCTAGGTGGGAATACCTGGGGCTCCTAGGTGGGAATACCAGGGGCTCCTAGGTGGGAATACCAGGGGCTCCTAGGTGGGAATACCAGGGGCTCCTAGGTGGGAATACCAGGGGCTCTAGGTGGGAATACCAGGGGCTCGTAGGTGGGAATACCTGGGGCTCCTAGGTGGGAATACCAGGGGCTCCTAGGTGGGAATACCAGGGGCAATGCAGCGTACTGGGGATTGGGCAGCCAGGTGTACCCGGGTGGTCGGAGGGTGCTGGACGCCAGACTGGGGAGGGTTCCTCGGTGGTGAAGTTGCTGGGGCCGcctgggtgctgggggagggTTCACGGGTCTCTGTGCGGGCCGGAGCCCCTCCCTCGTGCCCCACTGACCTTTTCTGGTAGCttctccaccctccctcccttctttggCACCTCCCACCTCGGGCTTGGGCGAGGAGGCCGTCTCCTGGGCCTGGCAGGAAGCCTCCAGGTTGGTGTAGTGGGCGGCTGGGCCAGAGGCGGTCACCTGAGATGTTTGGGTTTCTGTGAGTGAAGCTTCCTCTGCGTGGACTTGGCCGTCAGGAAGTGGCTGTCTGTCAGCTCAGCAGGGAAGAGGTGGGTTAAAGAAGGTGGGTGGAGGAAGAAGGCGCAGATGGGGGGACTCCGGCCCCTAAGTTTTGGAAAGTTCCTTGTACCTTTTGGCTTTGAGTGGGTTAAAGCTGGGATGCGTCTGGCCTTGGTGGAGATTACTAGGGTTCATGGTTCTGGATTGTTTTCGTAGCCCGAGACTTCCTGTTTTATCAGTGCAAGTACGGGGCCGCCGCCCCCTCCACAAAACCTTTCCAGATGGCTGCAGCTGTGCTCTCCCTGGCCCCTTCCCTTGCCCAGTGTCTTTCTGCACCTTCCCATGGCGTTTGCAGCTTCCCCGCGTTTGTAGCTTCCCCGTCCCTACATGACCTGTGTGACGGGCCTGGTCTTGCTCAGCTTCCTATTCTGCAGGCCTTGGGAGCTGCTGGGTGCCGGATGTAGGGTGTCCAGCAGTGCTGCCCGAGGTTTTGACGCTAACCTGTTCTTCCTCAGCTCGGCTTTTTACCCTTTggtgtactcttttttttttttttttttttgagatggagtctcactctgtcccccaggctggagggcagtggcgcaatctcggctcactgcaagctccccttcccgggttcaagccattctcctgcctcagcctctccgagtagctgggactacaggtgcccgataccacgcctggctaattttttgtatttttagtagagatggggtttcaccgtggtctcgatctcctgacctcgtgacccgcccgcctcggcctcccaaagtgctgggattacaagcgtgagccaccgcgcccggcctggtgtaCTCTTAAtgatttcaaaaagtaaaaaacgcTGTTGAGATGGCTTTTAACAGAGTGGAAACCAGTCTCTGACACGGCACACAGACACTGCTGTTTCTCTTCTCCGGGTCCAAAAAGTGCCGGCTGGCGTGGCCCCTCTTCATTGGCAGGGGAGGTGGGGACGGGTGCTGGTGTTGACCGTCCGCGTCTTACGTTTCAGGCCCAAGGTCCCGGAGGCTATGGCAGCGGCTACCATCGTGCACGACACGTCTGAGGCCGTGGAGCTCTGCCCCGCGTACGGCTTGTACCTGAAGCCCATCACCAAGATGACTATCAGTGTGGCGCTCCCGCAGCTGAAGCAGCCGGGGAAGTCCATCTCCAACTGGGAGGTGATGGAGAGGCTGAAGGGCATGGTGCACAACCACCAGTTCTCCACGCTGCGTATTTCCAAGAGCACCATGGACTTCATCCGCTTCGAGGGGGAGGTGGAGAACAAGAGCCTGGTCAAGTCTTTTCTGGCCTGCCTGGACGGCAAGACCATCAAGCTCAGCGGCTTCTCCGACATCCTGAAGGTGCGCGCGGCCGAGTTCAAGATCGACTTCCCCACCCGCCACGACTGGGACTCCTTCTTCCGCGACGCCAAGGACATGAACGAGACCCTGCCGGGGGAGCGGCCGGACACCATCCACCTGGAGGGGCTGCCCTGCAAATGGTTCGCCCTGAAGGAGTCGGGCTCCGAGAAGCCCAGCGAGGACGTCCTGGTCAAGGTGTTTGAGAAGTTCGGGGAGATCCGGAACGTGGACATCCCCATGCTGGACCCCTACCGAGAGGAGATGACAGGCCGCAACTTCCACACCTTCAGTTTCGGGGGGCACTTGAACTTCGAGGCTTACGTGCAGTACCGCGAGTACGTGGGCTTCATCCAGGCCATGAGCGCCCTGCGCGGGATGAAGCTTATGTACAAGGGCGAGGACGGCAAGGCGGTGGCCTGCAACATCAAGGTGAGCCCTGGGCGCCGAGACCCACGCGCTTCCTCCCTCCGGCGGCTTCCTTCCAGCAGGGTCGGCAGAACGCTCCCAGCCACACCCCTCAGGCTGCGGGGATCTCCCCTAACTAAAATGACAGCAGCAGTCCTGTGCCTGTCCAGTTTCAGAGGCACAGGCGTGAGGTCGAGTGGGGGTCCCGTGCTGTGGTTTTGGAAATTCGGTATCTTAAGGAAGATGTGCAGCAGCCACACGTCGTGTAGTAGGTGCGGGGTGGACACTCTCAGTAACTCTGACAGGGATTTGGACCGTGTCAGAACCAAGAGAACCTGGCCTTCCCAGAATGCACCTTGAAACCAGGGCTTAACGTTCCCTTTAGCctcatgtgcttttttttcttgtttttttgagacagagtctcaatctgtttcctaggctggagtgcagtggcgcgatctctgctcactgcaacctctgcctcgcaggtttgagcgattcttctgcctcagcctcacgagtagctgggtgtgcaggtgcacgccaccatgcctggctagtttttgcatttttactagagacagggtttcgccgtattgaccaggctggtctcgaactcctgacctcatgaactgcctgcctcgccctcccaaagtgctgggatgacaggtgtgagccactgcacccagcctagcctCATGTGTTTTGACCAGTGTTGGCTTTGTGGTGACAAATGAGCCAGCCTCCTGGTTTTGTGGCCTTAAGATGTGCCCGTGGGTGTGGGCAGGGGGCCCCAGGGTGGCCTGCTCAGTGACCATGGCCACAGGGAATGGGGGAGCCGTGTCTTGCAGCAGTGGCGTGTCACTTGTGTTCAGTAAGTGGCGAGGGCAAGTTGGTGTTCTTCGTTGAGTCGTAACTCTGTGGGATGGGCTAAGTCTTGAGCCACTGATGGTGACTTGGAGGGATTGGGTTGGCTTCTGGGCTCCACTGTCTGGGTCTGCACCGGACGTGAGTGGTGAGCGGGCGCTCAGGCTCTGAGGCCACTCGGCCCTACGGCCCCGGGAGAGGGCGCCTGGCCATGTGTCTGGGGGGCTTTGGGGAAAGGCCATCTGAcagtgtttttgcttttaaaggtTTCTTTTGATTCGACCAAACACCTCAGTGATGCCTCAATTAAGAAGCGGCAGCTGGAGAGGCAGAAGCTTCAGGAACTGGAGCAgcaaagagaagaacaaaagcGCAGAGAGAAGGAAGCGGAGGAGAGGCAGCGAGCGGAGGAAAGGTACCTTCTGCGGGAACGGGCCCTCGGTGCTGGTGTCCGACACCTGGGAGTGTACACAAACTTGTGTGcgtatatgtgtgcatgcgtgctTGTGAGCTTGTGTGTATACCTGCGTGCATGGACGCATGTGTGCGTGCCTGTGAACCGGTGTGTATactttgtatttatgtatgtgtgccCGAGAGTGCGTGCCTGAGCATCTGTGCacacatgtgcctgtgtgtgcgtgcatgtgtgtgagcccgtgtgtgtacctgtgtgcatATGTACGCACGTGTGCCCACATGTATGTGCCTCTGCATTTGTGCAcacgtgcctgtgtgtgtgcctgcatgcgTGCCTGTGAGCtcgtgtgtgtacctgtgtgcatatgtacacatgtgcctaCGTGTGTGTGCCTCTGgctgtgcctgtgcctgtgtaCCTGTGTGTCTGTGCCATGTGTCCTGTGTGTGCTCTGCTCTGTGCACGTGTGCTGTGtgtttactgtgtttttttttgtacGTGTGTTTCTGGTCTGTGCAcacgtgcctgtgtgtgtgcatgcgtgtctGAGCTTATGTGTGTACCTGTGTATGTGCGCCTGTGTGCCTCTGTATCTGCACATAGTACACGTGCCTGTGTGCATGCGAGTGTGCCTGTGAACGCGTGTGTGTACTTCGTGCACATacgggtgtgtgtgcatgcctgtgggtGCGCAGCTGTGCACGTGAGGACCTGCGTGAGTGGCGATTTCAGACGCAGCAGAATATGCATGTTTCTCTTTCCTGTCACACGTCGTGGTCTGACATGATCTCTACCAGCTCCCAGGACCGCGCCTTTCCCAAAGAGCCGCCACCTCTCCCTCCACGCGCTGTTCACAGATCCCGCTGCAACAAGCAGAATGCCCTGGCCGTTTGCAAGTTTGCAtttaggttgaggctgcatttaCAAAATGAAGTAGAGGGTTGATGGTGATggccagatttaaaaaaaaaaaaacaacgataGGACAAAAACTCAGTTTCCCATAAGACGTCTTTAAAGCAATTGCCTGGGTCGTTCACTGTGGTTGGGGTACCAGAGACAACCTCAGGTCACTCTTTGTAGCCCCTTTTATCTTCTTAGCATTGCAGGAGGGAACCAACAACTTTCTGTGAATCCCGTGAGGCagaatcctcctcctcctcctcctcctccatccctcccgCCGTGTCCTCTGATGACTTTGGTGCATCCTGCACGTCTGTTGCGCTTCATGTCGCCGATATCAAGTCTGGGGTGTGTTGGACTTGGCTGGGGGGCTCCTGGACAACCTGTGGTGGGACCGAGTTGGTccgttttgtttccatttctcaCTGCTTTATGTGACGCAGGTGCCagtgtgtagatgtgtgtggcTGCTGATGTTTGCACGAGAGTCCTGGCACTGAACTCCTGGGAGCAGGTCCATCCTGCTCATGGTCTTCTTTACATAGCCCCCCTTGCCTCCCCAGGGGAGAGTCGGGCTGTCAGCCTCTGAATCTGAACCCCGAGGGCTCCTTAGATGAGGCAGGCGCAGCGTGTAAGCGAGTGGCCATGAATGGGCCGGCGGGGGGCCCATGTCAGCCGTCAGGAGCCCCAGGACGCAAGGCAGGCAGCAGAGAGAGGCAGACGCCCTGGGAGGGAGGGACCTGCTGCTGCGTCGCCATCCTGGGAGGCGGCCCCTGGGAGGGGCGGTTCGGATGTGGGGTTGAGTCAGGGTCCCCTGTGGTCAGCTGCTGTCAGGGCGACTAGGACAGCTGGGGTGGGAGACAGTCCTGGGACGCTACAGGGCCTCTTCCGGGCTGCAGACGCAGCGCAGGCCTGGCTGAAGGTGCCTGTCCACGTTCTGGAAGTGTGGAGTGGGGCTCAGAGCCTCAGACCTCTCCGTGTTGCAGGAGTGTCCCCGCAGCATTTCAGAAAGCAGCTTCGGGTTGAGGAGGAGAAATTGCATCCTTGATCTTTCCCTGAGGAGAGATGGACGTTGGAGAAGTGGAGTGTGTCTCTGCAGGGAAGGGGTCCCGTCCTTCTGGCCAGACCACAGAGGGATTGGGGGAAACGGGGCCGGGCCGTGAGGTTCTCGGGAGCAGGATGGGGTGTCCAGAGCCGTGGGGAGGGGCAGGCCTGTTGTCTGGGGGAGCTGCCGGGAGGGCTCCAGGTTGGCCCGTGGAGCTGTCCTCCCCCACGCAGGGCCGTACTTGCCCCCGCTGCCCCACACTGTGCTTCCTCAGAGGCTGAGCATGCGGGGAGGCCCAGGGCAGCCTCTGGCGTTTCTTTCTGGTGGGTGGAGATGAGGCGTGTTTGCTTGTTCGGCCCTCACGTGTAACTTGGAGCTTGATGAGAGCTGTCCTCTGAAAGCTGCCCAGCCTCGAGGCATCGGTGTGAGTCCCACCTAAGGGCGTGCTATGGGCTGGGCTGCCCTGAGCTGCCCTCCAAGCTCGTGGGGCGGTGACAGCTCACAGGGCGGTTAAACCTTCAGCACATGAAACGGAGGACCTTCATGCCCCGGCCGGAGACCGTGTGGATCACTGCCTGGGCGTCGGCACCTGGCCCGGCTCCCTTCTTGGGGTGGCGGAGAGCGGGATGCCTTTTCTCCCGGCCTGCTCCTCCTCGTCCCCGTGTCTCCTCTCGCCTTGGTGTCTGCGCAGGTCTGTGTCACCCCGGCGGGCTGTGTGGCCTCACCAGGCAGTTGGCGGCGCCCACCCAGGCTTCAGAAGTCTGGGCCTCCGTGTCGTGTTCCACAGAAACAGCTGTGACTTGTTCCCGTGTCTGGTGTTGGTTTAAATGCATTTGAGAGCCTCAGGGCGGGGGAGGATGAGCTAGAGAATGCCCCACTGTCTCTCGTGGACTCTCTCTGGGGACCGTGCCACTCCCCAGCTGCATTCATCCTCACTTCCGGGACGCCCGTCTCCACAGGAAAGTGTGAGGAGCTGAGTGGCGTGGCTGTGGTTGGATTTGTTTGGAGAGAGGTCCCCCCGTGCCAGTGCTGTGCGGTGCCCTCACAGGATTCCTGCACGACACGGAGTCACCCAGCACGGTTCCCGGTGGGCAGAACCGGCCTCCTCCGCGCCGCTGTGCATCCCGGGGCCTTGTTGGGCCTGCTGGGGTTCCTCTTTCccccgtccgtccatccatctgACCCCTGGCTGGGGGCGTGGCTTTTGATGTGGTCGTTCTGGTGGTCGTTTTCTTCGTGGTTTCAGGGTTGGGTCACACTTAGCAGGATGGCGTGTTGGAAGGTCACGGAGGTCCTCGCCCGGCTCACTCTTTCCACCTCTCGGGCTGCTTTGAGTCAGCCGAGGTCCACTTTGGGATAAAGAGTTAGATGCTTAATCGTTCGACTGTGGCCTTTTCCCTCTCGTGTGAAAAGCCACTTGTATGGTGTGTCGTGTGTTGGCTGCAGCGCGCTGTGACGAGCCCCCGGTGTGTTCCACACAGGAAACAGAAGGAGCTGGAAGAGCTGGAgcgagagaggaagagagaagagaagcttCGCAAGAGGGAGCAGAAGCAGAGGGACCGTGAGCTGCGCCGGAATCAGAAGAAGCTGGAGAAGCTGCAGGCGGAGGAGCAGAAGCAGCTGCAGGAGAAGATCAAGCTGGAGGAGCGCAAGCTGCTGCTGGCGCAGAGGAACCTGCAGTCCATCCGGCTCGTCGCCGAGCTGCTCAGCACGGCCAAGGTACCTGGGGGCTCCCTCTGCAGCCGCGAGCCGCGCCCCGGCTGCCCTCGGTGCCCTCCCCTGAAACGTGGGCGGCGTCACGGCGCCGTTTCCCCGCTCGCTGCAGCTGTACCCACAAAACCAGCTTTAAGGCAGAGGACGACGGCTCCTGCCCAGGAGGGTGTAGCCTTGTCTGTCGTTCCCGATGATTTCAGAGCTGTGACGGTTTTCCTTTTGCAAAGCTGGTGCATTCAGGTTCCCCGAGCAGGCTGGCAGCCTCCGGGGGCCGGGGCAGAGGCTCTGTGTTTCCTTTGGGTCGGGGCAGTGGCAGAGAGTGCAGGGGGCCGCTCTCTCTGGCCCGTGCCTCTCTGTGTGGTCAGCTGGCCTGGCCGTGACCTCACCAGTGGCCCAGAGCAGAGGGGCAAGGTGGGCTGGGGGGCGGGCTGAGCACACAGAGGGGGCCTGCCGTGGGCCCGGTTCCGCGTCCCTCCCACAATGTGAACCTGACAGGTCTCACCAGCGCCGGTACTGACGACCCCCTCAGCACCAAGAGCCTCCTTGCTCCTCCTGCAGGCACGACGGGTAACTCCCATGAGCCCGGGGCCAGGGCCCACAGACAGACAGACCTCCCCAGGACAGACGTCCCCGGCACGCTCCTTGTCCTCAGGAGGGCTGCGTCCCCCTAGAGTCCAACGCGGGGCGACCCCATAACCTGTTGTCTGATTACAGTTGTGATAAGTCCCCGGGAAGGAGCATGACAAGAGGCTGAGACATGTGGCAGCCCAGTCCTTACCTCATGGTGAATATTGAAGACACTAACCCAGGCTAGGCCAGGCTCGCCCCGCGGCTACGGCGGCGGCATGTGTCTGCGGCGGCGTCTCAGCTCCCTGTTGCTGGCGGCCGCTTGTGACCTAACCGCAGGGCGCCTGCGTGCAACGTGGTGGGGCTCCCGGCCAGGCCCGGCTCCGCCCAAGAGGCCCGCCCCGGGGCTGTGCCGAGTCGCTTTGCCAAGGGGTTTCCTTCTCACTCAGACGCATGATGGCCCCGGGTGTGGCCAAGGGAGCCGAGGGATGGACGGGCTGGACCTGGCTCGCCGTAGGAGACGCCCCCCACCCCAGGGCTGGAGTCCAGCCAGGCCGCTGATCCTGCATCCCCAGACCGTGGGGCCTCCAAACGCCTTCCCAGCTCCTCTCCACGTATCCGGCCAGGCTCGGGAATCGGGCTCAGCTGCACTTTCCTCTTCCCTGCAGGCTGCCAAGCTACAGGAACAGGAGCAGAAGGAGGAGAAGCTGCGgctgcagcagcaggaggagcGGCGGCGGCTGCAGGAGGCCGAGCTGCGGCGcgtggaggaggagaaggagcgtGCGCTGGGCCTGCAGCGGAAAGAGCGGGAGCTGCGAGAGCGGCTGCTGAGCATCCTGCTGAGCAAGAAGCCGGACGACAGCCACGCGCAGGACGAGCCGGGCGTGCCACACGCCGACCTGCTGCAGCCCGTCCTGGACATCCTGCAGACCGTGTCCTCCGGCTGTGTGAGCGCCACCACGCGGCAGCCCCTCGGGGGCCAGCCCCCGGCCAGCGCCCCCAAGGAGAGCCCGGCCCACCCAGAGGCCGACGGCGCTCCCAAAAGCGTGAACGGGAGCGTGGCCGAGGAGGCCCCGTGCAAGGAGGGTCAGAGCTCCTGTCGCGTGGCCCCCGAGGATGGCTCTCCAGAGAAGAGGTGCCCGGGCGGCGTCCTCTCCTGCATTCCTGACAACAACCAACAGCCCAAGGGCATCCCTGCCTGCGAGCAGAATGTCTCCAAAAAGGACACCCGGTCGGAACAGGACAAGTGCAACCGGGAGCCCAGCAAGGGCCGGGGCCGGGCCACCGGAGACGGGCTTGACGACCGGCACAAGCGGGAGAGGAGCCGGGCCAGGCGGGCCGGCAGCAGGGAGGACGGGAGGCCACGCAAGGAGCGGCGGCCCCACAAGAAGCACGCCTACAAAGACGACAGCCCGCGCCGGCGCAGCACGAGCCCGGACCACACCCGGTCCCGGAGGTCCCACAGCAAAGACAGGCACCGGAGGGAGCGGAGCCGGGAGCGGAGGGGCAGCGCCAGCAGGAAGCACAGCCGCCACCGCCGCCGAAGCGAGCGGTCGCACTCCCGGTCCCCGAGCAGGCACCGCAGTACCTGGAACAGGTAATGACGGGCACGGCCTCCCCACGGCCTGTCCAGGAAAGACCAGGACCTGCTCGAGCGTCCTGGCCGCTCCTTGGCCGCTCTCCGTCCACCCCTGCAAAGCCGAGACCCTTCTGCAGCCACGAATGTCCAAGGAGCCCGCGGGCAGGCAGGAAGACACCATGCTTTAGACATCCCTCTTTCTCCACTCACCACAGCATACCTGGCACTTCAGTTTCAAACACGTAGGCCTTTACAGCGTGATCCGATAGCTTTAATGCGGCCAGTCCTCTGTCAATCAGGAAAATTGCACAGACCGGCAGTCGTGAGGGTGGCAGAGCTGCTGCATTCCCCCACACCGGGATTTCTGTGTCTGCTTGGCGACCTCCCCGCGTGCACAGCCTAGGAGGTGCACGTCACGCAGCAGGGGAGACTCATGAAAGGTGTGGACCGCCAGAGTCACACCggcattaaaagaaaagaaagcgtTGCCCTGGTGATTTTTCCCCCCCGTTTGTAATTTTAACTGATCGGGAAATGCAGTTTGGGTGGGATGCCGAATCGTCGTGCTGACATTGAGTCATGGATGAGGAAGGTCCAAGTCCTTTAAGATCAAAACTCAAACGGGCCGTTCTTAAGGTGTCGGTATGTGGGGACTGCTACAAAATGGTCTGATGCTCCTTCAAAAACGTTCACTTTTTACAACTTCAAGGAATTAAGCATAAAAAAGATTGGTTAAAAGCTTTGGTTTCTAGTAAAGGTtagtgtgtgtggtttttttaagAAGCTGttttgctaaattatttttacttggaATGT from Nomascus leucogenys isolate Asia chromosome X, Asia_NLE_v1, whole genome shotgun sequence includes these protein-coding regions:
- the AKAP17A gene encoding A-kinase anchor protein 17A; the protein is MAAATIVHDTSEAVELCPAYGLYLKPITKMTISVALPQLKQPGKSISNWEVMERLKGMVHNHQFSTLRISKSTMDFIRFEGEVENKSLVKSFLACLDGKTIKLSGFSDILKVRAAEFKIDFPTRHDWDSFFRDAKDMNETLPGERPDTIHLEGLPCKWFALKESGSEKPSEDVLVKVFEKFGEIRNVDIPMLDPYREEMTGRNFHTFSFGGHLNFEAYVQYREYVGFIQAMSALRGMKLMYKGEDGKAVACNIKVSFDSTKHLSDASIKKRQLERQKLQELEQQREEQKRREKEAEERQRAEERKQKELEELERERKREEKLRKREQKQRDRELRRNQKKLEKLQAEEQKQLQEKIKLEERKLLLAQRNLQSIRLVAELLSTAKAAKLQEQEQKEEKLRLQQQEERRRLQEAELRRVEEEKERALGLQRKERELRERLLSILLSKKPDDSHAQDEPGVPHADLLQPVLDILQTVSSGCVSATTRQPLGGQPPASAPKESPAHPEADGAPKSVNGSVAEEAPCKEGQSSCRVAPEDGSPEKRCPGGVLSCIPDNNQQPKGIPACEQNVSKKDTRSEQDKCNREPSKGRGRATGDGLDDRHKRERSRARRAGSREDGRPRKERRPHKKHAYKDDSPRRRSTSPDHTRSRRSHSKDRHRRERSRERRGSASRKHSRHRRRSERSHSRSPSRHRSTWNR